A region of Streptomyces deccanensis DNA encodes the following proteins:
- a CDS encoding PP2C family protein-serine/threonine phosphatase: MLDIPSRVRVHVETLLAAQNDMGVCDAFEQYAPVGKPDTMNAPHPPKVAGIDSTVPSPAHTVAPAPAPPSTPSAPPATGPGTAPGAVLQDRLAGWVSDLTTLHELTERLTRTDALDSALKEILHAGAALVGARRGLVVLEPADGLGPDTTIGLGLGRADLGHIETVPRSSLPYGRILDGLPGGDGEIAQPDLFAEDGLDPRHREVAARLGYAASYALPLSTEKAGRLGAAVWLYDEPAEPVERQRHLAGLYTRYAAEHLARIVEVERTRASMATIAEELLPSRLPRVSGVQLAARHRTGPRGGGDWYDALPLPDAALGLAVGSVTGAGPSAVAAMGRLRASLRAYAVMEGEDPVAVLSDLELLLRLTEPARSATALFAYVEPALRKITLAGAGHSPPLLIGDRRTEYVETSLSAPLGMLACWEAPSVELTAEPGETVLLYTDGLLQRTGEPVDRAFTRLHAAAAGVPRALRTDPGAVADHILRTMLPNGLDEAHGAEDVVVLAARFE; the protein is encoded by the coding sequence ATGCTGGACATCCCCTCACGAGTGCGTGTACATGTGGAGACACTGCTAGCGGCGCAGAATGACATGGGGGTTTGCGATGCTTTTGAGCAATACGCACCGGTCGGAAAGCCGGACACCATGAACGCCCCTCACCCTCCGAAAGTGGCTGGAATCGATTCAACGGTTCCCTCCCCCGCACACACTGTCGCGCCCGCGCCCGCACCCCCGAGCACCCCATCGGCCCCTCCCGCCACAGGACCGGGCACCGCCCCCGGGGCCGTGCTCCAGGACAGACTCGCGGGCTGGGTCTCGGACCTCACGACGCTGCACGAACTCACCGAACGCCTGACCCGCACGGACGCGCTCGACAGCGCCCTGAAGGAAATCCTGCACGCCGGAGCCGCCCTCGTCGGTGCCCGCCGGGGTCTCGTCGTCCTGGAACCGGCCGACGGGCTCGGCCCGGACACCACCATCGGCCTCGGTCTCGGCCGCGCCGACCTCGGGCACATCGAGACCGTGCCCCGCAGCTCCCTGCCGTACGGCCGCATCCTCGACGGGCTGCCCGGCGGCGACGGCGAGATCGCCCAGCCCGACCTGTTCGCCGAGGACGGGCTCGATCCCCGCCACCGCGAGGTCGCGGCCCGGCTCGGATACGCGGCGAGCTACGCGCTGCCCCTGTCCACCGAGAAGGCCGGCCGGCTCGGCGCCGCCGTCTGGCTGTACGACGAGCCCGCGGAGCCGGTCGAGCGGCAGCGGCATCTCGCCGGGCTGTACACGCGGTACGCCGCCGAGCACCTGGCACGGATCGTCGAGGTCGAGCGCACGCGCGCGTCCATGGCGACCATCGCCGAGGAGCTGCTCCCCTCCCGGCTGCCCCGGGTCTCCGGTGTCCAGCTCGCCGCCCGGCACCGCACCGGGCCGCGCGGCGGCGGCGACTGGTACGACGCGCTGCCGCTGCCGGACGCCGCGCTCGGCCTCGCGGTCGGCTCGGTCACGGGGGCCGGACCCAGCGCGGTCGCCGCGATGGGAAGGCTGCGGGCCTCGCTGCGCGCCTACGCCGTGATGGAGGGGGAGGACCCCGTCGCGGTCCTCTCCGACCTGGAGCTGCTCCTGCGGCTCACCGAACCGGCCCGCTCCGCCACCGCGCTCTTCGCCTACGTCGAACCCGCGCTGCGCAAGATCACCCTGGCCGGGGCCGGGCACAGTCCGCCGCTGCTGATCGGCGACCGGCGCACGGAGTACGTGGAGACGTCCCTGTCCGCTCCGCTCGGCATGCTCGCCTGCTGGGAGGCGCCCAGTGTCGAGCTGACCGCCGAGCCAGGAGAAACCGTCCTGCTCTACACCGACGGCCTCCTCCAGCGCACCGGCGAGCCCGTCGACCGCGCCTTCACCCGCCTCCACGCGGCCGCCGCCGGCGTCCCCCGGGCCCTGCGCACCGACCCCGGCGCCGTCGCCGACCACATCCTCCGCACGATGCTCCCGAACGGCCTCGACGAGGCACACGGCGCGGAGGACGTCGTGGTGCTGGCGGCGCGGTTCGAGTAG
- a CDS encoding aminopeptidase P family protein gives MTVADELEPAIPETEATEAEEPIKQRKNGLYPGVSDELAENMKSGWADTELHGLEPIAQAAETAARRAALSARFPGDRLVIPSGNLKTRSNDTEYPFRASVEYAYLTGNQTEDGVLVLEPSRSGEGHDATIYLLPRSDRENGEFWLSGQGELWVGRRHSLTESAELYGIPAADVRELADKLREATGPVRVVRGYDAGIEAALTDKVTAERDEELRVFLSEARLVKDDFEIGELQKAVDSTVRGFEDVVRVLDKAEATSERYIEGTFFLRARVEGNDVGYGSICAAGPHATTLHWVRNDGPVRSGDLLLLDAGVETHTYYTADVTRTLPINGTFSEIQKKIYDAVYDAQEAGIAAVRPGGKYRDFHDAAQHVLAERLVEWGLVEGPVERVLELGLQRRWTLHGTGHMLGMDVHDCAAARVESYVDGTLEPGMVLTVEPGLYFQADDLTVPEEYRGIGVRIEDDILVTADGNRNLSAGLPRRSDEVELWMASLRGTRG, from the coding sequence ATGACCGTGGCGGACGAGCTCGAGCCGGCGATCCCGGAGACCGAGGCGACCGAAGCCGAAGAGCCGATCAAGCAGCGCAAGAACGGCCTGTACCCGGGCGTGTCCGACGAGCTGGCCGAGAACATGAAGTCGGGCTGGGCCGACACCGAGCTGCACGGCCTGGAGCCGATCGCCCAGGCCGCCGAGACCGCCGCCCGCCGCGCCGCGCTCTCCGCGCGCTTCCCCGGCGACCGCCTGGTGATCCCCTCGGGCAACCTGAAGACCCGCTCGAACGACACCGAGTACCCCTTCCGGGCGTCGGTCGAGTACGCGTACCTCACCGGCAACCAGACCGAGGACGGCGTCCTCGTCCTGGAGCCCTCGCGCTCGGGCGAGGGCCACGACGCGACGATCTACCTGCTGCCGCGCTCCGACCGGGAGAACGGCGAGTTCTGGCTCTCCGGCCAGGGTGAGCTGTGGGTCGGCCGACGCCACTCGCTGACCGAGTCGGCGGAGCTGTACGGCATCCCCGCCGCCGACGTGCGCGAACTCGCCGACAAGCTGCGCGAGGCCACCGGCCCGGTCCGGGTCGTCCGTGGCTACGACGCCGGCATCGAGGCGGCCCTCACGGACAAGGTCACCGCCGAGCGCGACGAGGAGCTGCGGGTCTTCCTGTCCGAGGCCCGGCTCGTCAAGGACGACTTCGAGATCGGCGAGCTGCAGAAGGCGGTCGACTCGACCGTGCGCGGCTTCGAGGACGTCGTCCGGGTGCTGGACAAGGCCGAGGCCACGTCGGAGCGCTACATCGAGGGAACGTTCTTCCTGCGCGCCCGGGTCGAGGGCAACGATGTCGGCTACGGCTCCATCTGCGCCGCCGGCCCGCACGCCACCACCCTGCACTGGGTCCGCAACGACGGTCCGGTCCGCTCCGGCGACCTGCTCCTGCTGGACGCGGGCGTCGAGACGCACACGTACTACACGGCCGACGTGACCCGGACCCTGCCGATCAACGGCACGTTCAGCGAGATCCAGAAAAAGATCTACGACGCGGTGTACGACGCCCAGGAGGCCGGCATCGCCGCCGTGCGGCCCGGTGGCAAGTACCGCGACTTCCACGACGCCGCGCAGCACGTCCTGGCCGAACGGCTGGTCGAGTGGGGGCTCGTCGAGGGCCCCGTGGAGCGGGTCCTGGAGCTGGGGCTCCAGCGCCGCTGGACCCTCCACGGCACCGGGCACATGCTCGGCATGGACGTCCACGACTGCGCCGCCGCGCGCGTCGAGTCGTATGTCGACGGGACCCTGGAGCCGGGGATGGTCCTGACCGTCGAGCCCGGGCTCTACTTCCAGGCCGACGACCTCACCGTCCCCGAGGAGTACCGGGGCATCGGCGTCCGCATCGAGGACGACATCCTGGTGACGGCCGACGGCAACCGCAACCTCAGCGCCGGGTTGCCCCGCAGGTCGGACGAGGTCGAGCTGTGGATGGCCTCGTTGCGGGGTACGCGGGGCTGA
- a CDS encoding triphosphoribosyl-dephospho-CoA synthase has protein sequence MSSREDETLARAAVAALIRQLELMPKPGLPDPRDLGARITRQDHRALRWSAKALVPGLTATAACARRHGAATPELRDELGAIGRCTEHSTRLAGGGHRGATWVLGLLVAAAAMDPGARGRELAAIAKKIAAHPDRRAPRRPSRGSSVSAKYGAAGARGEARAGFPHVRRALDVLAKARTAGTPEADARLDALLTVMSTLQDTELLYTAGPRGLRHVQAGARGVIDVGGAGTAEGRAALGAFDVDLQERGWSPRGSGALLVGALFVDALPVAAARGAA, from the coding sequence ATGAGCAGCCGCGAGGACGAGACGCTCGCGCGGGCCGCGGTGGCCGCGCTGATACGGCAGTTGGAGCTCATGCCCAAGCCCGGCCTGCCCGACCCCCGCGATCTCGGCGCCCGGATCACCCGGCAGGACCACCGTGCCCTGCGCTGGTCGGCGAAGGCGCTGGTGCCCGGCCTCACGGCGACGGCGGCCTGCGCCCGCCGCCACGGTGCGGCGACGCCCGAACTCCGAGACGAACTCGGGGCGATAGGACGCTGCACCGAACACTCGACGCGGCTCGCCGGGGGCGGCCACCGGGGCGCCACCTGGGTGCTCGGGCTGCTGGTCGCCGCGGCGGCGATGGATCCCGGGGCGCGGGGACGTGAACTGGCCGCCATCGCGAAGAAGATCGCCGCGCATCCGGACCGGCGTGCGCCGCGGCGGCCGTCCCGGGGGTCGTCCGTCTCCGCCAAGTACGGGGCGGCCGGGGCCCGGGGTGAGGCGCGGGCCGGATTCCCCCATGTGCGGCGGGCGTTGGACGTGCTGGCGAAGGCCCGTACGGCGGGCACGCCGGAGGCGGACGCCCGGCTCGACGCGCTGCTCACGGTCATGTCGACGCTGCAGGACACCGAGTTGCTGTACACCGCCGGGCCGCGTGGGCTGCGGCATGTGCAGGCCGGGGCGCGAGGGGTGATCGACGTGGGGGGTGCGGGCACGGCGGAGGGGAGGGCGGCGTTGGGGGCGTTCGACGTGGATCTGCAGGAGCGGGGGTGGAGTCCTCGGGGGAGCGGGGCGTTGCTGGTGGGCGCGTTGTTCGTGGACGCGCTGCCGGTCGCTGCCGCGAGGGGGGCCGCGTAG
- a CDS encoding intradiol ring-cleavage dioxygenase, which translates to MTGHHTSKTITRRRALAVTGGTVAAGGFAVAGYQSAFADGTTSDAEATATASTTSTADACMTLMSSVTEGPYYLDGALVRKDIAEGKSGVPLTLRLTVVDATDGCTPVPGAAVEIWHCDAWGYYSGYTTANPGGAAPAESEDGSTADDATYLRGYQIANANGVVKFETIFPGWYTPRTCHIHVKVHTGGEKEDGTYEGGKVNYTGQFFFDDEIAQQVFTLEPYSRHTGSYTTLDDDMVYDGGGAAGGLLTLEAVKKANPARGYKGSLTLGIDPDAENTGAGGGGGEGGGGGGEGGTPPSGEPPADAPTNSATAAEPAS; encoded by the coding sequence ATGACGGGACACCACACAAGCAAAACGATCACCCGGCGCCGCGCCCTCGCGGTGACCGGAGGGACGGTCGCCGCCGGCGGCTTTGCGGTCGCCGGCTACCAGTCGGCGTTCGCGGACGGAACGACGAGCGACGCCGAGGCCACGGCCACGGCCTCCACGACGAGCACCGCCGACGCGTGCATGACGCTGATGTCGAGCGTCACGGAGGGCCCCTACTACCTGGACGGCGCCCTGGTCCGCAAGGACATCGCCGAAGGCAAGAGCGGTGTTCCGCTGACGCTGCGGCTCACGGTCGTGGACGCCACCGACGGCTGCACCCCGGTCCCCGGCGCTGCCGTGGAGATCTGGCACTGCGACGCCTGGGGCTACTACTCCGGCTACACCACCGCGAATCCAGGCGGCGCGGCGCCCGCCGAGAGCGAGGACGGTTCGACCGCCGACGACGCCACCTATCTCCGCGGTTACCAGATCGCGAACGCGAACGGGGTGGTCAAGTTCGAGACCATCTTCCCCGGTTGGTACACACCGCGCACCTGCCACATCCACGTGAAGGTGCACACCGGCGGCGAGAAGGAGGACGGCACGTACGAGGGCGGCAAGGTCAATTACACCGGCCAGTTCTTCTTCGACGACGAGATCGCCCAGCAGGTCTTCACGCTGGAGCCCTACTCCCGGCACACCGGCAGCTACACCACCCTCGACGACGACATGGTCTACGACGGAGGCGGCGCCGCCGGCGGCCTGCTCACCCTGGAAGCCGTGAAGAAGGCGAACCCGGCCCGCGGTTACAAGGGCTCCCTCACCCTCGGCATCGACCCCGACGCCGAGAACACCGGCGCCGGCGGCGGTGGTGGCGAGGGCGGCGGTGGTGGTGGCGAGGGCGGTACGCCGCCGTCGGGCGAGCCCCCGGCGGACGCCCCGACCAACAGCGCCACGGCCGCCGAGCCGGCCTCGTAG
- the fxsA gene encoding FxSxx-COOH cyclophane-containing RiPP peptide — MNASLDPTAEESGTTAAVGPERVSLVQLAARSGGALSPALTRAVSNGTDRRGPARVAVAAFQSSV; from the coding sequence ATGAACGCATCCCTCGACCCCACGGCCGAAGAGTCGGGCACCACGGCCGCCGTCGGTCCGGAGCGGGTGTCCTTGGTGCAGTTGGCGGCCCGGAGCGGCGGCGCGCTGTCGCCCGCCCTGACCCGTGCCGTGTCGAACGGCACCGACCGCAGGGGCCCGGCGAGGGTCGCGGTGGCGGCCTTCCAGTCCTCCGTCTGA
- a CDS encoding FxsB family cyclophane-forming radical SAM/SPASM peptide maturase has translation MTVETVETVMGRPLLPLRQFVLKMHSRCDLACDHCYVYEHADQSWSRRPVVVSDEVLRRTAERIAEHAGAHGLTTVHVVLHGGEPLLAGRARLRRAARELTTALSGVCELDLRIHTNAVTLDERFLDLFDEFDIKVGVSLDGDRAANDLHRRYADGRSSHDRVLRGIALLNRPRHRHLFAGILCTIDLRNDPVAVHDALAALAPPRVDFLLPHATWDEPPARPAEDTAGTAYARWLLAVHDRWTATGRSMDVRVFDSVLRTLRGESSLTESLGLAPTDLAVIETDGTFEQADSLKTAHDGAPATGLDVFGNSLDEVAAHPGIVARQQGLDGLAEQCRACPVVRSCGGGLYAHRYRSDGSGFRNPSVYCSDLLSLITDLRDRHMTDQSARPALADHHLAELATGRGTGATVDLLARHQLALSRELLGLVRHETTLAAEKEADEEAWDTQAAWDTLTALDSEAPEAVDRVLAHPYVRSWALSSLGARPAPGPSGGVAEAAAIAARGIAARGMAEIAAAAALRAGRRASVVVPVHDGLLRLPTLGTLTVEAETGRALVRTDIDGCTVHVDDRTYAIDRSYAIGRGGPGDPAWRGTRPFELDGWSVALEDTDPWRDCHGHPAHPRLAEVEAEAWRADLTEAWAWIRRELPAYAPGIAAGLRVITPLRPSPEGADISSAARDAFGAVAIARPSTPETLALLLVHEFQHVKLGAVLDLVDLHDPACETLFYAPWRPDPRPLEGLLQGTYAHLAVVDFWRARWRGGGGREAEVRFSRWRDQTAEAVGTLAGSGALTEAGQRFVAGLGEALAADEVSAEALRAARQEAEEHRRAMRP, from the coding sequence ATGACCGTCGAGACCGTCGAGACCGTCATGGGCCGACCGCTCCTGCCGTTGCGTCAGTTCGTGCTGAAGATGCACAGTCGCTGCGATCTCGCGTGCGACCACTGCTATGTGTACGAGCACGCCGACCAGAGCTGGAGCCGTCGGCCCGTGGTGGTGTCGGACGAGGTCCTGCGCCGCACGGCGGAACGCATCGCCGAACACGCCGGGGCGCACGGACTGACCACCGTCCACGTCGTCCTGCACGGCGGCGAACCCCTCCTCGCGGGCCGGGCCCGGTTGCGCAGGGCCGCGAGGGAGCTGACGACCGCCCTGAGCGGCGTGTGCGAGCTGGACCTGCGGATCCACACCAACGCCGTCACGCTCGACGAACGGTTCCTGGACCTGTTCGACGAGTTCGACATCAAGGTCGGTGTCTCGCTGGACGGCGACCGCGCGGCGAACGACCTGCACCGCCGCTACGCCGACGGGCGCAGCAGCCACGACCGCGTCCTCAGAGGCATCGCCCTGCTCAACCGGCCCCGCCACCGCCATCTCTTCGCGGGCATCCTCTGCACGATCGACCTCCGCAACGACCCGGTCGCCGTCCATGACGCGCTCGCCGCGCTCGCCCCGCCCCGCGTCGACTTCCTCCTCCCGCACGCCACCTGGGACGAGCCCCCCGCGCGCCCCGCCGAGGACACCGCAGGCACGGCGTACGCGCGCTGGCTGCTGGCCGTCCACGACCGTTGGACCGCGACCGGTCGCTCCATGGACGTCCGGGTGTTCGACTCGGTGCTGCGGACCCTGCGCGGCGAGAGCAGCCTGACCGAGTCGCTGGGGCTGGCGCCCACCGATCTCGCCGTGATCGAGACCGACGGGACCTTCGAACAGGCGGACTCCCTCAAGACCGCGCACGACGGGGCGCCCGCCACCGGACTGGACGTGTTCGGCAACTCCCTGGACGAGGTCGCCGCGCATCCGGGCATCGTGGCCCGGCAGCAGGGCCTGGACGGGCTGGCCGAGCAGTGCCGGGCCTGCCCGGTGGTGCGCTCGTGCGGCGGCGGCCTCTACGCCCACCGGTACCGCTCCGACGGCAGCGGCTTCCGCAATCCGTCCGTGTACTGCTCCGATCTGCTGTCCCTCATCACCGACCTCCGGGACCGTCATATGACCGACCAGTCCGCGCGGCCGGCGCTCGCCGACCACCATCTGGCCGAACTGGCCACCGGACGCGGCACGGGCGCCACCGTCGACCTGCTGGCCCGCCACCAACTCGCCCTCTCCCGCGAGCTGCTGGGCCTCGTCCGGCACGAGACGACGCTCGCGGCGGAGAAGGAGGCCGACGAGGAGGCGTGGGACACCCAGGCGGCGTGGGACACGCTGACCGCCCTCGACAGCGAGGCCCCGGAAGCCGTGGACCGCGTCCTGGCCCACCCCTATGTACGGTCCTGGGCGCTGAGTTCCCTCGGGGCCCGTCCGGCTCCGGGACCGAGCGGAGGCGTCGCGGAAGCCGCCGCGATCGCGGCACGTGGGATCGCGGCACGCGGGATGGCGGAGATCGCCGCCGCGGCGGCGCTGCGGGCCGGGCGCCGGGCATCGGTGGTCGTCCCGGTGCACGACGGGCTGTTGCGGCTGCCCACGCTCGGGACCCTGACGGTGGAGGCGGAGACCGGGCGAGCCCTGGTCCGCACGGACATCGACGGCTGCACCGTCCACGTGGACGACCGGACGTACGCGATCGACCGGTCGTACGCGATCGGCCGAGGCGGCCCCGGGGATCCCGCCTGGCGGGGCACCCGGCCGTTCGAACTGGACGGCTGGTCCGTGGCCCTGGAGGACACCGACCCCTGGCGGGACTGCCACGGACATCCCGCGCACCCCCGGCTCGCGGAGGTCGAGGCCGAGGCGTGGCGGGCCGACCTGACCGAGGCCTGGGCCTGGATCCGCCGCGAACTGCCCGCGTACGCGCCGGGGATCGCCGCCGGGCTCCGGGTGATCACCCCGCTCAGGCCGTCCCCCGAGGGTGCCGACATCAGCTCCGCCGCCCGCGACGCCTTCGGCGCGGTGGCCATCGCCCGCCCGTCCACGCCGGAGACCCTGGCGCTGCTCCTCGTCCACGAGTTCCAGCACGTGAAGCTGGGGGCCGTACTGGATCTCGTCGACCTGCACGACCCTGCCTGCGAGACGTTGTTCTACGCGCCCTGGCGTCCCGACCCGCGCCCGCTGGAGGGGTTGTTGCAGGGGACGTACGCGCATCTCGCGGTGGTCGACTTCTGGCGCGCCCGCTGGCGCGGCGGGGGCGGGCGGGAGGCCGAGGTGCGGTTCTCCCGGTGGCGGGACCAGACGGCGGAGGCGGTGGGGACGCTCGCGGGCTCGGGGGCGCTGACGGAGGCCGGGCAGCGGTTCGTCGCCGGGCTCGGGGAGGCGCTGGCGGCGGACGAGGTGAGCGCGGAGGCCCTGCGGGCGGCCCGGCAGGAGGCGGAGGAGCACCGGCGGGCCATGCGGCCGTAG
- a CDS encoding TIR-like protein FxsC produces the protein MRGDAARGGGSPYFFLSYAHTPRNDAGDTDPNIWVRKLYDGLCAHIMQMTDLPRGARAGFLDQGMAVGTRWTDELSENLARCKVFVPLYSPRYFISEQCGREWWAFSQRQISHRARGGVTREHAIIPALWVPVEPAQLPHAAKDLQFNHVSFGQDYAEEGFYGLTKLRYLRDEYERALYRLAKQIVHVAKVTELDEGQTYDDYESLPSAFGTSGHPPEFDITVMACTRSDLPPGREPDCYGQLPRDWNPYHPASTRPLGEHAADLVRTMDYKVNIGDFEKDADRLLGPGPPRAPGLLLLDRWALASARGRELMDRLCEEQRPWISVMIPRCDDDAGPAREKRLTALTEKALAARTTEGSGHRTLNGGIRTLDAFGNELQTAVKQAVASYEAHARTYPPAGPLVAPPRLRGPDDLGG, from the coding sequence GTGCGAGGAGATGCGGCCAGGGGCGGCGGAAGCCCTTATTTCTTCCTCAGTTACGCGCACACGCCGCGAAACGACGCCGGTGACACCGATCCGAACATCTGGGTGAGAAAGCTCTACGACGGGCTGTGCGCGCACATCATGCAGATGACCGATCTGCCGCGCGGCGCACGGGCCGGTTTCCTGGACCAGGGCATGGCGGTCGGCACCCGGTGGACGGACGAGCTGTCGGAGAACCTCGCGCGCTGCAAGGTGTTCGTCCCCCTGTACTCACCGCGCTACTTCATCAGCGAGCAGTGCGGGCGGGAGTGGTGGGCGTTCAGCCAGCGGCAGATCAGCCACCGGGCCCGCGGCGGCGTCACCCGCGAGCACGCGATCATCCCCGCGTTATGGGTGCCCGTGGAACCCGCCCAATTACCGCACGCGGCCAAGGACCTGCAGTTCAACCATGTGTCCTTCGGCCAGGACTACGCGGAGGAGGGGTTCTACGGGCTCACCAAACTCCGGTACCTCAGGGACGAGTACGAGCGGGCCCTGTACCGGCTGGCCAAGCAGATCGTGCACGTCGCCAAGGTCACCGAGCTGGACGAGGGGCAGACGTACGACGACTACGAGTCGCTGCCCAGCGCGTTCGGCACGTCGGGCCACCCCCCGGAGTTCGACATCACGGTCATGGCGTGCACCCGCTCCGACCTGCCGCCCGGCCGTGAGCCCGACTGCTACGGGCAACTGCCGCGCGACTGGAACCCGTACCACCCGGCATCGACGCGCCCCCTCGGCGAACACGCGGCGGATCTGGTGCGCACCATGGACTACAAGGTCAACATCGGGGACTTCGAGAAGGACGCCGACCGGCTGCTCGGCCCCGGCCCGCCCCGCGCCCCCGGGCTGCTTCTGCTCGACCGGTGGGCCCTCGCCTCCGCGCGCGGCCGGGAGCTGATGGACCGGCTGTGCGAGGAGCAGCGGCCGTGGATCAGCGTGATGATCCCCCGGTGCGACGACGACGCCGGGCCCGCGCGGGAGAAGAGGCTGACGGCGCTCACCGAGAAGGCCCTGGCCGCGCGGACCACGGAGGGCAGCGGCCACCGGACCCTCAACGGCGGCATCCGCACCCTGGACGCCTTCGGCAACGAACTGCAGACGGCCGTGAAGCAGGCCGTCGCCTCCTACGAGGCACACGCACGGACCTATCCACCGGCGGGACCCCTCGTCGCACCCCCGCGGCTGCGGGGCCCGGACGACCTGGGCGGCTGA